TGTTGGAACCTGGCTGCTTCCCATTGTTGGGCAATCCACAACTTATCCCTTGCCGGGACAGCATCCGCAGCTACCAATTGCGCAGGGTATTTAAGCTCCCTCATCACCTGTCGGACCAAGGTTGTTTTCCCCACCTGTCTAGGACCATATACCACCTGTATAAACCTCCTAGGTTCATCTTTGAGTCTCTTGAGAAGTATTTTTTTATCTACCCTTTGATAAGACATACTATTGAAAATTAATGAATTGCCAATTTAATCATTCAATTACGTAATTCTACTCATTTTATTGAGTAATTTTTCATTTTATGACATAAAATATTGATAAACATGCATTTATAAAATAATTTTTAGACCCAAAAAGTAGAAAAAATTATACTTATTATTATCATTCAAATAGTTCAAGGTATTCAATCTTAACCCAATTACCATACGCTTGAAACCACTCAACATCCCTAACTTAATCGTAACCATTTAAAAACACTGGATTTCAGCAAATCCTCTAATTTTACAAAAAAATTCAAAAGCCCAATGAAAAAGCTCCAAATCCTTCTAATCGTCCTGTTTTTCAACTCCTTAGCACTTGCCCAAGAAAAAGCCAGTGGCATAGTTTATGAAGACCTTAATAGAAATGGGAAAAAAGAAAGAAGGGAAAAAGGAATTCCGGGTGTAGCTGTTTCCAATGGAATCCAGGTGGTGCTTACTGATGAAAAGGGGAAGTACGAAATCCCGATTGCTGAACACCAAACCCTTTTTGTCATCAAACCATCTGACCATAATCTCCCTTATGATGAAAACAATATCCCACAGTTTTATTATATCCACAAGCCAAATGGATCACCTTCTGGCCTGAACTATCCTGGCGTCCCACCTTCTGGGCCATTACCAAAATCGGTGGATTTTGGTTTATATCCTTCTGAAAAACAGTCCTCCTTTACTGCCTTGATCTTTGGAGATCCGCAACCTTATAATGAAAGGGAATTAGCCTGGTTCTATGAAGGAATAGTGAAAGAGGTAGAAGGTTTAAAAGGCATTAGTTTTGGTGCTTCTTTGGGTGACATTGTAGGAGATAGACCTGACTTTTTCCCAGCCTATAAAGACATCATAGGTAAGGTTGGTGTTCCTTGGTATCAGGTTATGGGAAATCACGACATGAATTTTGATGCTAGTTCAGATGAATTCAGTGATGAATCTTTTACCGCTGCCTTTGGTCCTGCCACTTATGCTTTCAATCATGGAGACGCTCATTTTATCGTCTTAGAAAATATTCTTTACCCAGATCCAAGGGATGGACAGGGCTATTGGGGAGGTCTTAGAAAGGACCAGCTTGCTTTTGTAGAAAACAATTTAAAATTCGTCCCAAAAGACAAGTTAGTGGTCTTATTGATGCATATCCCACTTTTTGAAGAAAATGGAGATAGTTTCCGTGATGCAGATCGGGAAAAAATTTTGGAGCTTATCTCGCCCTTTTCAAATACCCTATCTCTTTCAGCGCATACGCATTATATGAAGCAGACTTTTTTTGGAAAAGAAGATGGATATAATCAAGTAAAACCCCATCACCACTTCAATATTGGTACTCCATCCGGAGATTGGTACAGTGGAAAAATATTAGCAGATGGAACTCCCGCTTCCACCATGCGTGATGGATCTCCTAAAGGGTATGTGTTTTTGGAGATAGATGGTAACACCTACCAAACCAAATACAAAGCAGCAGGGAAGTCTTCAGAACACCAATTGAATATTCACGCTCCAAAAATCTTGATCGAGGGAGTGAGAACTACAGCGCAAATCGTTGCTAATTTTTTCACCGGTACCGCACAGAACGAGGTTAAATTTAGAATCAACCAAGGAGAATGGAAAACCATGTATAACTATGAAGGAACAGACCCAAGTTTTTGGCTGGAAATTTTGGAATGGGACACTACTGAAGAATATATTCCAGGTAGAAGGCCTTCCAACCCTGCTTTAACAGATCATCTCTGGAGAGCTAGCATGCCGGGGGATTTATCTGCGGGGGAGTACATCATTGAAGTCGAGGCAACTGACATGTTCGGAAAGAAGCATACGGCTAAGCATTCCTTCCAAGTCATCAAACAGCCATAAAAAGAATGTCCGAACAGAAAATTCTGCCCGGACATTTTATAGTTCGTTTAGTATTGAATTTATTTCAAGATATTCTCATTTACCCAGTTAACCTCTGCCTCCCTGATGGTATGCAGGGTATCCTGAAAAATCAAGGTTTTGACCTGCGCACCCATTTTTTCAAATTGAGCCGCAGATTCTTCAATTCTGGATAAGGGAACATGCATGTCCTGTTGGCTTGAGCCGAAGAATACCGGACAACCGTCAAAATCACCCTTATATTTAGTAGGGTTAAACTTCTCACCAATCAAACCACCTGTAAAGGCAATCACCCCACCCCATTTTTGGGCATATTGGGCACTATATTCCAAAGAAAGGCAAGCTCCCTGTGAAAAGCCTATAAAATAAATCTGCTCTGATGAAAACCCTTTAGATTTCAAATCCTCCACGATCCCATCCAAAGTTTTCAATGAATTGGAAAAAGCGGGCTCATTGTTTTGATCAGGAGCCATGAAGCTATAAGGATACCAGGTATTCCCTGGAGCCTGTGGAGCGACCAAAGCAAATTCATCCAAATGAAGGTGATCAGCCAGTCCTAAAATACTGGCAGTATTACCTCCCCTGCCATGTACCATTATGGCAACCTTTTCAGCCTCTTCCAATGGCTTCCCTTTATACACTATATCAGGCATATTTTTCAAGGTTAATCGTTACTTTGGCCAGGCTTTTTTCAATCCTTTCTCTGTGAGGCTCTGCCCATAAAGGCAGCTTCAATGCCTCTCCAAGAAGCTTTTCATCCTCATCTATGGCAAACCCTGGCTCATCTGTTGCAATTTCAAACAAAACTCCTCCCGGCTCACGGAAATAAATGGATTTGAAGTAGTTTCTATCCTTTACTTCAGTAACATGATAGCCATTATCAAGAAGTTTTTTCTGGATTTTCAATTGGGTAGCCTCATTATCTGTCCTAAAGGCAATATGGTGTACAGTACCTGCACTTTGAATTCCTTGACGCCCGTCTTTATCCACTACTATGTCAACAATATCTCCCGGCTTTCCTTCTGTACCATACCTATATCTACCCTGTTCTTCAGCAATGAACTTGTAATCCATAAATTGGGTGAGCAATTTTTCAGTAAGTTCTTTTGCTTTAAGATTCAAGGTCGCCCCATAAAAACCCCTTATCGAATACTCCAAAGGTATTGTTCCATAAGTCCAACCTTTTCTTGAATCCCGATCATTGGCGATAAGCTCAATTCCCATCCCATCATGGTCTTCAAACCTGAGGACCTTTTCTCCAAATCTAGTGAGTGGAGTAGAAGTTGGAATATTGAATTGGGCCAAACGGTCCATCCAAAAAGAAAGAGATTGGCTTGAAATAGAAAATGCTGTGTAAGTCAGTTCACCTGTCCCTTTGGTCCCTTTTCTGGCACCATCAAAGGGGAATGTAGTAAAGACCGTTCCCGGCGCACCCAACTCATCTCCAAAATAGAAATGATAAACATCAGGCGCATCAAAGTTAATGGTCTTCTTAACCATCCTCAGGCCTAAAATCCCGGTATAAAAATCAATGTTTTTTTGGGGATTGCCTGCAATAGCGGTGATATGATGGATACCAGTGATTAGTGTAGACATGATAGTGAATTTATTTGATTATTTTTGACTAAATGAATGATTGATTATGGTTACCGGGGGACATCAGCAACAGTATGCCCCACCGACAACCTTGTTTAATCAACTCAACCAAACACCTAATTATTGCTTAACGAGCTGAACGCTCAAAAGGATTCTAACCTGATCAGAAACAACTACGCTTCCTGCTTCAGTCACAGCGTTCCACATCAAACCGAATTCTTTTCTGGAAATTTTACCTTCGATCTCGAAACCTGCTTTGGTATTGCCATAAGGGTCAGTGGCCACACCTCCAAAGTCCACATCCATTGTTACTGTTTTGGTGATATCCCTGATGGTCAAATCTCCTTTAAGGGTACTTCCTTCCAATACACCGGAGAAAGTCATTTTTGGAAATTTCTCGGCATTGAAGAAATCATCAGACTTCAAATGTCCATCTCTGTCAGACTGATTGGTATCAATACTGTCTATGTCAGCAGAAAATGAGACTTTAGCACCATTGAAATCATCAGAAGTGGTTTCAGCAGCACCTTCAAACTTTCTAAAATAACCGGTTACCGTTGAGATCACCAGGTGTTTTACTTTAAATGAAACTTCGGAATGTGTTGGGTCGATCACCCATTTTGCAGTTGTACTCATAGCTTTGTTTGTTTATTTGTTTTAAGTGAATCTTAAATCCTTATATACATTAATTGTCTATACACTGAATTGTTTAAATTTTTTATCCCCTAAGCTTATCCAAAAGAAAATTCAATTGTTCCACCTCTTCCTCAGTTAACTGAACCAGCTCACGGTTGAGCTTGTAAATGGCGCTTTCCAATTTCTCTAGAACTTCAAGCCCTTTTGGGGTAATAAGAATATCAACCTGCCTCCTATCTGTCGGACATTCTTCCCTGACCACCAGATTTTTCTGCTTGAGCTTTTCCACCAATCGGGAGGCATTGGACATCTTGTTCAACATCCTGTCCTGAATGGAGGATACCGTGATCGGGTTTCCATTTTGTCCCCGAAGTATCCTGAGCACATTGTACTGCTCTGGAGATAGCCCAAATGGCTTGAAAAGGTTGCTCTGCTTGGAAACAATATGACTGTGGGTAAATAACAAATTTACTACGGCCTTATTGTATGAGTCTTTGAATTCCTTTTGCTTGATTGCCTCCTCAATTTTCATGGGATAAACTGTTTATGTATTTAATGTATATACATACAAATGTATAAAAAAGTTCAGTAGCCTGTTTCTTTTTTTCAAAATTTCTTCAAAAGATCAGGAAAATTGCTCTAACCATTCGCTGATAAGCTTATTGATCTCATCAGGTTTTTCTATACAACTGCTATGGCCTGCCCCCGGAACCATATGGAGTACTGCGTTGGGAATGGACATTTGTATGAATTTGGCTTTTTCAGGCTTTGTGGCTACATCCTCATCTCCTACCACCACCATGGTCGGGCATTGGATGTTTCGGATTTCTTCTTCCACCCCTTTTCGGTAGATTACCGCTTCCACGGATCTTGTGATAGATCTTTTGTTAGATTGCAGCTCTTTGATCCACTTTTTGTAGGCTTCTTTATTTTTTGGGTTCTCTAACCAACTTTGGGCAAACATGATTTTCATTACTTCCTTGGCGACTTTGGGAATCACACCAAACCATTTCACAATACCATTTAGAAACTTGTATTTCGGAAGGTTTTCTACAGGTTCAGGATTGGCTGAGGTTTCAAGGAGTATCAGGCTTTTGATTTTGTCCGGATACCTTGCCGCAAGGCGCATGCCTACAAAACCTCCCATAGAAAGGCCAACAAAATGTACCGGTTTTCCCGCTATTTGATCAATGAGCTCCAGGGCATCTTGTGTCAGCATGTCCATGTCATAAGGTCCTTCAGTTACCTCAGACTGTCCTTGCCCCCTGTGGTCATAGGCCATTACGGTGTACTTTTTCTTAAAAAAATCAATCTGTGACTCAAACATTTTATGGCTCCACAAAAGCCCATGGGAAAAAACAATAGTTTCAGCCCCATTGCCTTCTTTGACATAGTAGAGTTTCGTGTTGTTGACTTGAATCAGAGGCATAATATTCTATTTTTTTTGCAACGGCTAAGCAAGGTTAATCCAATCCAGCTTTCAAAACTGATCATTCCCAATCAAGGCCAGGCTGCTTCAATTTTCGGGAAGCTTCTCTTGCCTTATGTTGGTTCACAATTGTACGCACATCTTCAAGGAGTTGTTTAGCATCATAGACAATTCCATCCTTAACGGTATACTTTACTCCCCCTACCCTGATAGGCTCATTGCTGTCATTGATCCTTATCGCACCTGTTCCATACAAAACTTTCAGGTTCTGAAGAGGATTTTCTTCCAAAATCACAAAGTCAGCTAGCTTTCCAACCTCCACAGAACCGATTTCCTTTTCCATACCGATGGCTTCAGCAGCCTTGAGTGTGGATGCCCGGATCACCTCAAGAGGATGGAATCCTGCCTCCCTTAGCATCTCCATTTCACGTATATAAGCAAATCCATACAGCTGATAAATGAATCCGGAATCTGAACCCGTGACCACCCTTCCCCCTCTGTTTTTGTATTCATTGATAAAAGTCATCCAAAGTTGGTAATTCTCCTTCCACTGGATTTCCTCCTCTGTGGTCCAGTCAAACCAATAGGAACCATGGGACTCCCTGTTGGGGCTGTAAAACCTCCATAAAGAAGGCAAAGTATATTCGTCATGCCATTCCGCCCTCCTTGTTCTCATCAGATCCCTGTTTGCCTCATAAATATTGAAAGTGGGTACAATGGTAAAATCCAGGTCCAACAATTCCTGCATCACCTTATTCCAATGATCAGAATAGGGAGCCGCTGCTTGCTTCCATAACTTTCCTGCTTCGGCAAACCGGTGCTGCTCATTCTGATAATTATAATCCAGGCGGTAATCCTGAATGGTCCTATCTGTAAACAATGCCTCCGGAAGTCCATACCAATGCTCCATCGTAGTCAGACCCGCCCTGGCTGAATGCAGCACATTCCACCTCGCCACGTCCATTTGAGCATGGTGCATAGCAGAACGGAGACCTATCCTTTTGTTTTCTTCCAAGGCTGCCTGCATCACTTCAGGCTTTGCACCAAAAAATTTAATGCCATCTCCTCCCCTTCTCTTGTTTTCGTTGACCCAAGCCTTTGCTTCTTCAGCAGTAGTGATAGGTTTGGTAGCACCTTGTCCAAAAACCGTGTAAGCCAATAACCTTGGCGCAGTGATCGTATTGGTGGAGGATTTTCTTTTATGGTCCAACACCCAATCCAAACCATTGCTGGCGGCAGGATCCCTGACTGTGGTGATCCCATGGGCCATCCAAAGCTTAAAAACATATTCAGCCGGAGTTCCCTGACCTGTCCCTCCAACATGCCCATGCATATCTATAAAACCTGGCAACAGGTAATGCCCTTCGAGATCCATAACTTTATCATTTGCCCCTGCCTGAGGCCTTCGGTCCTCTTTAATAGGCAAACCGGGATACCCCACCACCCTTACATCCATGATTTTATTTTTCTCCACCACGATATCGACCGGCCCGATAGGAGGTGCTCCGGTTCCATCAATCAAAGTCACACCGCGGACAATCAATTTATTGTAAGGCCCCTCTCCTTCTTTTCTTTCGGGAGCTGGCATAATTTGGGAAAATATCCCAAAGGGAAAGGCCATCAGGCCCAAAAACAACAGGATCAAAGATTTCTTCATAGTAAATATGTGCTTAATAGGGTTAAAATACTGATTTCACAGGTAATAAAAAAACCGCTTATCCTTTTGCAGAAAAGCGGTCTGAAGATCTATCGTTTTTACCTAAAAGCACTAATTCCTAAAAGTATAGCGAATCCCTACGTTTGCTCTTAAGTTAATAAACTCACTTTCCAGGAAAACATTGGGAGAAGCTTCCAATAAAATAGCCAGCCTTCTGTGGTTTTCAAATGGCATGATACTGAAGCCAACAGGTAAACCTAACCGGATACCTCCATCGAAATAATAGCCTGCCATAAAACCGACATGAAAATTGAACCAATCATCTTGAAATAAATTCCTATGAATGGCACCTTCCACACCAAAATTTGTCTCCAATAGATCAGTAGCCTGAAACCGGAAATCCCCAAAATACTTTTGGTTCAAATCAGTACCAATCGCTACTTGACCAACCAATCCTGAATGATAAATCCCCACATGGGTAGGCCTAAGCTTGCTTTGTGCCTCAGCTTGAATACAAATGAAAGTTGAAAATGCAACCAGAAAGAAAAAGGATTTAAGAAAATTCATACCATTTAAAATTTAGACATTCAGCTAAGGTAATAGTTTTTTTGTTTCGGCAAAACTATTGTTTTCAATGGTACATGGTTTGACGCAATCTTTCTTCATCCTGCATAAGAAATCCTACCAGGCGGCATCCTCACGCTAAACTAACATGAAATCCCTTGGTTTTGATCCAAGCGCTGACTTCCTTCAAGCCGGCACCCTATCAAGCCCTTAAAATCTCCATCGGAGCCATCTTGATGATTTTTCTCCCATTAAGCCAGCCCAATACCACTGTCAAGAGTGTAATGGCCAAATAAATTACCAAAGCCTCCTCATATGCTCCCCTAAAAGGCAATTCAAAGACAAAACGGCTTAACAAAAAGGTGGCCAAAAAGGACAATAAAATCCCGCTTAAGGAAGCAAGGGAACCCAAAAAGAAATATTCAAGGGTATTGATCTTGCTGACGGTTCCACTGCTTGCCCCAATAGTCCTCAACAAAATACTTTCCCGCATCCTTTGGTATTTGCTGATAATCAAGGAGGAAATCAGCACAAGTATTCCCGTCACAATACTGAAAAAGGCCATAAATTGAATCACAAAACTGATTTTGCCCAAGATCTCTTCCAGGGTTTCAACTATTGCTCCTAAATTGATGACAGAAATATTGGGAAATTCCCGGACCACTTCCGCCTGCACATCTGCTGCCTGCCTGTCATTTTTCGTCTTGGTGATCAGGACATGGAATTTAGGTGCATTGTTCAGCACATTTTCAGGAAAAAGCACCAAAAAATTGGTCGAAACCTGATTGAATTTAACATCCCTGAAACTGCCCACATAAGTTTTGATGGGTCTGCCCTGAACATTAAAAACAATCTCATCTCCCAATTTGATGCCAGTGCGCATGGCATATCCTTGGTCCACTGAAATAAATACCGAGTCACCCGCCTGCTTGACTTGTCTCAACTCCCCTCTGACCAAGCGCTCCGAGCTGATCAAGGTATCCCTGTAAGTCACCCGGAATTCCCGATTATAAAGTCCTCTTGATCTCCGCTCATTTTCCGGCAAAGTATCGTTGGCTTTTTTGGTAAGGCCATTGATAGACTCTAGGCCCATGGTCACAATTGGCACCTGCTGCAATATCGGAAGGCCTTTGGACCTGATCTTTTCAGCGACTGCATCAATCTGATGACTCTGAATATCAAAAAGCAGCATATTGGGCTGATCTTCTTTATCAGCAAACTTGGCTTCATCCAACAACTGATTCTGCACAAAAAATAAGGTACTGATCATCGCTGTGCCCAGCCCTATGGTGGCAATCAAAGACACCGTCTGATTGTTTGGTCGGTACAGATTGGCAAGAGATTGTCTGACCGTGTACCGCAAACTGATGGGAAGAGACCTTCTGATGAGCCACATTATTCCCAATGCAACCGACCACAAAGCGAGAAATGCGAGAATAACAAATCCTGTAAAACCTAAGGCTTCCTTCCAGCCATTGAGCAGGTAAAAGCTGAAGCCGAACACAAACAAAATGATCCCGGCAATCACCCCCCATCTCCAGGCATCCTTTTTGATACTGGTGTCACCTTCTTCCGGTCTCAAAGTTGCCATAGGTGATACCTTCCTGATTTTCAAAAGGGGTAAAAGCGCGAAAAGCATGGCAACCAAAATTCCCGTAACAATACCAAAGGCCACACTCTTCCAGGAAACCTGAACGGTTACATCCACGGGTAGAAAATCAGCAAAAACCACCGGCAAAATAAACTGAAGAATGGAGCCCAAAAATGCCCCAAGCACCGCCCCTATCAAACCCATAATGAGAATCTGAAATAGGTATATGGTAATTGCAGTACCTGCAGATACGCCAAGACACCTCAATACCGCAACAGAGGGCAGCTTTTCTTTGACAAAAACATTGACAGCACTGGCTACTCCTACACAACCTAAAAGCAGGGCAATGAAAGCCACCAAGCTCAGAAAACTGGCAAGATTCTCAAAAGAACGGCCAGTTCTTCTCCTTCTTTCATCTACCGAATCTGCATCAATTCTCGCTTCTTCCCATTCTGTTTCATAGCTTTTGATCAATTCATCCGCATTGACCTCATCAGGAAATTCATAATACCTCTCATACCTCAAACGGCTTCCATATTGGATCAGCCCTGTTGCTTCCACATATTCCATGGGAATGTAAACTGCTGGAGCAACTGTCGCGGTGATGCCCGTCTGACCCGGTGCTTTCTGGAGTTCTCCCTCAATCACAAAAGTCAACTCTCCCACTTTGATACTATCCCCAACGGAAGCATTGAACTGGGCCAGAAGGATTTTTTCTACCAGTGCTTTTCTTCCTCCCTCACGGAAAGTGGTCTCTGCCTCCAAAGGTGTTGTCTCAAGCTTTCCGTAAAAAGGGAAATCCCCTTCCAATGCCCTAACCTGGGTCAATCGGCTTTCGCCTGTTGATGGGAAGACCACCATGCTGGCAAAGTTTACCTCATTGGCCACCTGCAGAGCCAGGCTATCTGGACCTTGAGGCCCCATAGGACTGCTTTTGCTCAGCACCAAGTCTGCCCCCACGAGTTCTTTGGATTGTTTATCAATGTCCTTTTTAAGATTTTCTCCAAAAGAACTAATACCCACGAGTGCGGCAATGCCTACCACCATGGATGACGTAAAGAGCAGTAGCCTTGAGAAATTCTTCCTGAAATCCCTGAAGGCCATTTTGATTATCCAAGAAAAATCAAACATGGGTATCCTCCTGAATTCTTCCTCCTTTTATCTGAATGATTCTATTGGTCCTTTTTGCGAGTTCGGGGTCATGGGTGACCAATACCAAAGTTGTACCCTGTTCCTTATTCAGCTCAAAAATCAGGTCTTCAATCATATCTCCTGTTTCCGTGTCCAAATTTCCCGTAGGTTCATCTGCAAAAAGTATTTTGGGTTCATTGGCAAATGCCCTGGCAATGGAAACCCGCTGTTGTTCTCCCCCGGAAAGCTGTGTAGGATAGTGGGTCAACCTGTCCCCTAATCCGACTTTCTCCAAAAGTGCGGCGGCCTTTTCCCTGGCATCTTTTCTTTTTTTAAGTTCAAGCGGCACCATGACATTTTCCAAGGCAGTCAGGGTAGGCAAAAGCTGAAAATTTTGGAAAATAAAGCCCACATACTGATTCCTGATGGCTGCTCTTTGGTCCTCAGATAATTTTTCAAAAGCATTTCCATTCAAAACTACAGAGCCTTCTGTAGCAGAATCCAAACCTGCGCACAGCCCCAGCAAGGTAGTTTTCCCGCTTCCTGAAGGACCAACTATAGCTATGCTTTCCCCTGGCTCAATTTCGAAGTTCACACTGTCCAAAACAGTAAGTTTTCTGCTTCCACTTTGGTAGGTTTTGGAAACTTTTTTTACACTTAATACGCTCATGAAATGATGGAATATGCTGATTTTTGAAACTTAACAATTTGAAACGGATAAAAGGTTTATTCCGTTGGAAATAAAGATAACAGGAAAGGATGAGCTTTGTCTCTTTTGCTTTGAAAATTGTAAATTTGGAGAGGAACCATCAAAAAATAACTTCCCACCAACAAAGTAACCTCCTTTCACAATAGCTCATATCATGATAAGAAAAATTTCAATCCTGCTTACACTGACCATTTCCATTTTTTCATGTTCATCCCCAAAGGAAGAAAAATCCACTGAGGCAACTACCGCTCAAGAGGTTAAAGAAGAAGGACCCAAAAAATTGATTCTTTTTTACGGAAACAGCCTGACAGCAGGTTATGGCATCGAGGCAGAAGATGCTTTCCCCGGTTTGGTGCAGCATGCCATCGACAGCCTGGGCATGAATTACAAGGTTATCAATGCCGGGCTAAGCGGGGACACTTCTGCCAGTGGACTTACCAGGCTGGATTGGTTCCTGGAAGAAGAGCCTGCCATTTTTGTATTGGAACTTGGAGCAAATGATGGACTCAGAGGCATTACCCTCAGCGAAACCAAAAGTAACCTCAAAGCAATTATCCAAAAGGTCAGACAAAAATTCCCTGATACCGTCATCCTTCTTGCTGGAATGCAGATTCCGCCCAATATGGGTCCAGAATACATCAAAGAATTTCAGGAAATGTATCCTGCAATCGCCCAGGAAGAAAATGTACACCTTATTCCGTTTTTATTGGAAGGTGTGGCAGGAAATGCTGACCTTAATTTACCTGACGGCATCCATCCCACAGAAGAAGGACACCGGATTGTATTTGAAACAGTTTGGGAACATTTGAAGGACCTGATCTGACACTCATCACAAACTCTCAGGCCTTGGTAGGTAGAATTTTCACTTGACTATTTCTTACATTCTTGCTGCAGGAATTGACTATGGTAAATCTATTCTCAACAAGTAATTTGAATTGTATTATTTTTTAACAAAATTGTAGTCAGAAAGTCGAAAATTTTATAAAACATGAGTTTTGAAATCATATCTTCCGGAGAGGCTTATGACGTGATCATAGTAGGTTCCGGTGCCGGGGGCGGCAT
This Cecembia calidifontis DNA region includes the following protein-coding sequences:
- a CDS encoding calcineurin-like phosphoesterase C-terminal domain-containing protein, which produces MKKLQILLIVLFFNSLALAQEKASGIVYEDLNRNGKKERREKGIPGVAVSNGIQVVLTDEKGKYEIPIAEHQTLFVIKPSDHNLPYDENNIPQFYYIHKPNGSPSGLNYPGVPPSGPLPKSVDFGLYPSEKQSSFTALIFGDPQPYNERELAWFYEGIVKEVEGLKGISFGASLGDIVGDRPDFFPAYKDIIGKVGVPWYQVMGNHDMNFDASSDEFSDESFTAAFGPATYAFNHGDAHFIVLENILYPDPRDGQGYWGGLRKDQLAFVENNLKFVPKDKLVVLLMHIPLFEENGDSFRDADREKILELISPFSNTLSLSAHTHYMKQTFFGKEDGYNQVKPHHHFNIGTPSGDWYSGKILADGTPASTMRDGSPKGYVFLEIDGNTYQTKYKAAGKSSEHQLNIHAPKILIEGVRTTAQIVANFFTGTAQNEVKFRINQGEWKTMYNYEGTDPSFWLEILEWDTTEEYIPGRRPSNPALTDHLWRASMPGDLSAGEYIIEVEATDMFGKKHTAKHSFQVIKQP
- a CDS encoding alpha/beta hydrolase; protein product: MPDIVYKGKPLEEAEKVAIMVHGRGGNTASILGLADHLHLDEFALVAPQAPGNTWYPYSFMAPDQNNEPAFSNSLKTLDGIVEDLKSKGFSSEQIYFIGFSQGACLSLEYSAQYAQKWGGVIAFTGGLIGEKFNPTKYKGDFDGCPVFFGSSQQDMHVPLSRIEESAAQFEKMGAQVKTLIFQDTLHTIREAEVNWVNENILK
- a CDS encoding ring-cleaving dioxygenase, which produces MSTLITGIHHITAIAGNPQKNIDFYTGILGLRMVKKTINFDAPDVYHFYFGDELGAPGTVFTTFPFDGARKGTKGTGELTYTAFSISSQSLSFWMDRLAQFNIPTSTPLTRFGEKVLRFEDHDGMGIELIANDRDSRKGWTYGTIPLEYSIRGFYGATLNLKAKELTEKLLTQFMDYKFIAEEQGRYRYGTEGKPGDIVDIVVDKDGRQGIQSAGTVHHIAFRTDNEATQLKIQKKLLDNGYHVTEVKDRNYFKSIYFREPGGVLFEIATDEPGFAIDEDEKLLGEALKLPLWAEPHRERIEKSLAKVTINLEKYA
- a CDS encoding YceI family protein: MSTTAKWVIDPTHSEVSFKVKHLVISTVTGYFRKFEGAAETTSDDFNGAKVSFSADIDSIDTNQSDRDGHLKSDDFFNAEKFPKMTFSGVLEGSTLKGDLTIRDITKTVTMDVDFGGVATDPYGNTKAGFEIEGKISRKEFGLMWNAVTEAGSVVVSDQVRILLSVQLVKQ
- a CDS encoding MarR family winged helix-turn-helix transcriptional regulator; this encodes MKIEEAIKQKEFKDSYNKAVVNLLFTHSHIVSKQSNLFKPFGLSPEQYNVLRILRGQNGNPITVSSIQDRMLNKMSNASRLVEKLKQKNLVVREECPTDRRQVDILITPKGLEVLEKLESAIYKLNRELVQLTEEEVEQLNFLLDKLRG
- a CDS encoding alpha/beta fold hydrolase codes for the protein MPLIQVNNTKLYYVKEGNGAETIVFSHGLLWSHKMFESQIDFFKKKYTVMAYDHRGQGQSEVTEGPYDMDMLTQDALELIDQIAGKPVHFVGLSMGGFVGMRLAARYPDKIKSLILLETSANPEPVENLPKYKFLNGIVKWFGVIPKVAKEVMKIMFAQSWLENPKNKEAYKKWIKELQSNKRSITRSVEAVIYRKGVEEEIRNIQCPTMVVVGDEDVATKPEKAKFIQMSIPNAVLHMVPGAGHSSCIEKPDEINKLISEWLEQFS
- a CDS encoding amidohydrolase family protein, which encodes MKKSLILLFLGLMAFPFGIFSQIMPAPERKEGEGPYNKLIVRGVTLIDGTGAPPIGPVDIVVEKNKIMDVRVVGYPGLPIKEDRRPQAGANDKVMDLEGHYLLPGFIDMHGHVGGTGQGTPAEYVFKLWMAHGITTVRDPAASNGLDWVLDHKRKSSTNTITAPRLLAYTVFGQGATKPITTAEEAKAWVNENKRRGGDGIKFFGAKPEVMQAALEENKRIGLRSAMHHAQMDVARWNVLHSARAGLTTMEHWYGLPEALFTDRTIQDYRLDYNYQNEQHRFAEAGKLWKQAAAPYSDHWNKVMQELLDLDFTIVPTFNIYEANRDLMRTRRAEWHDEYTLPSLWRFYSPNRESHGSYWFDWTTEEEIQWKENYQLWMTFINEYKNRGGRVVTGSDSGFIYQLYGFAYIREMEMLREAGFHPLEVIRASTLKAAEAIGMEKEIGSVEVGKLADFVILEENPLQNLKVLYGTGAIRINDSNEPIRVGGVKYTVKDGIVYDAKQLLEDVRTIVNQHKAREASRKLKQPGLDWE
- a CDS encoding ABC transporter permease produces the protein MFDFSWIIKMAFRDFRKNFSRLLLFTSSMVVGIAALVGISSFGENLKKDIDKQSKELVGADLVLSKSSPMGPQGPDSLALQVANEVNFASMVVFPSTGESRLTQVRALEGDFPFYGKLETTPLEAETTFREGGRKALVEKILLAQFNASVGDSIKVGELTFVIEGELQKAPGQTGITATVAPAVYIPMEYVEATGLIQYGSRLRYERYYEFPDEVNADELIKSYETEWEEARIDADSVDERRRRTGRSFENLASFLSLVAFIALLLGCVGVASAVNVFVKEKLPSVAVLRCLGVSAGTAITIYLFQILIMGLIGAVLGAFLGSILQFILPVVFADFLPVDVTVQVSWKSVAFGIVTGILVAMLFALLPLLKIRKVSPMATLRPEEGDTSIKKDAWRWGVIAGIILFVFGFSFYLLNGWKEALGFTGFVILAFLALWSVALGIMWLIRRSLPISLRYTVRQSLANLYRPNNQTVSLIATIGLGTAMISTLFFVQNQLLDEAKFADKEDQPNMLLFDIQSHQIDAVAEKIRSKGLPILQQVPIVTMGLESINGLTKKANDTLPENERRSRGLYNREFRVTYRDTLISSERLVRGELRQVKQAGDSVFISVDQGYAMRTGIKLGDEIVFNVQGRPIKTYVGSFRDVKFNQVSTNFLVLFPENVLNNAPKFHVLITKTKNDRQAADVQAEVVREFPNISVINLGAIVETLEEILGKISFVIQFMAFFSIVTGILVLISSLIISKYQRMRESILLRTIGASSGTVSKINTLEYFFLGSLASLSGILLSFLATFLLSRFVFELPFRGAYEEALVIYLAITLLTVVLGWLNGRKIIKMAPMEILRA